In Paraburkholderia bryophila, a single genomic region encodes these proteins:
- the rpmI gene encoding 50S ribosomal protein L35, giving the protein MPKMKTKKSAAKRFVVRPGGTVKRGQAFKRHILTKKTTKNKRHLRGSTAVHDADMNSVRAMLPFA; this is encoded by the coding sequence ATGCCGAAGATGAAGACCAAGAAGAGTGCTGCAAAGCGCTTCGTGGTGCGTCCGGGCGGTACCGTCAAGCGCGGTCAGGCCTTCAAGCGCCACATTCTTACCAAGAAGACCACCAAGAACAAACGCCATTTGCGCGGTTCGACGGCAGTTCATGATGCAGATATGAACTCCGTGCGCGCAATGCTTCCGTTCGCTTAA
- the pheT gene encoding phenylalanine--tRNA ligase subunit beta: MQFPESWLRTFVDPQLTTDQLSHALTMAGLEVEDLRPAAPPTSKIVVGQVLEVVKHPDADKLNVCQVDAGTGATLNIVCGAPNVAPGIKVPVALVGAQLPPAEEGAAPFAIKLSKLRGVESQGMLCSARELKLSEDHSGLMILPEDTPIGQDIRETLNLDDTIFEIKLTPNKADCLSVFGVARETSAITGASLRPLEIKPAQVTLDETLPVKISAPDLCGRFSGRVIRGVNARAKSPQWMVQRLERSGQRSISALVDISNYVMLELGRPSHVFDLDKIHGGMDVRWGRPGETLKLLNGNTVELDETVGVIADEQHIESLAGIMGGDSTAVTLDTTNIYLEAAFWWPDSIRGRSRKYNFSTDAGHRFERGVDYATTVEHIERITQLILDICGGAAGPVDDQIVNVPKREPVKMRVSRANRIIGIKIDADEIAQIFTRLGLTFERNDDTFSVMPPSYRFDIEIEEDLIEEVARIYGFEKIPARPPVATSEMLATNETQRSIHVIRHALAARDYAETVNFSFVDAEWEQDFAGNDKPVRLLNPIASQLSVMRTTLFGSLIHVLRTNLNRRAADRVRVFEAGRVFLHDPSIKAGELTVEGFAQPKMIGALAYGPALDEQWGASTRTVDYFDVKGDLEALLAPAVARFVKAEHPALHPGRSARIEVNGRAVGWIGEMHPRWMQKYDLPHAPILFEIESEALMQRVLPTPADVSKFPPVRRDIAVVVDQKIEVQALLDELQKAQSEPACKSVQKVVLFDEFRPKSNTSGGLAAHEKSLAFRVTLQDTGGTLQDETVDLAIQTLVERLARVYGARLRG, encoded by the coding sequence ATGCAATTCCCGGAATCCTGGCTGAGAACCTTTGTCGATCCGCAACTGACGACCGACCAACTGTCGCACGCGCTGACAATGGCCGGTCTCGAAGTTGAAGACCTGCGGCCGGCTGCGCCGCCGACCTCGAAGATCGTTGTCGGCCAGGTGCTGGAAGTCGTCAAGCACCCGGACGCGGACAAGCTCAACGTGTGTCAGGTCGACGCCGGCACGGGCGCGACGCTGAACATCGTGTGCGGTGCGCCGAACGTGGCGCCGGGCATCAAGGTGCCGGTCGCATTGGTGGGCGCGCAATTGCCGCCGGCCGAAGAGGGCGCTGCGCCGTTCGCGATCAAGCTCTCGAAGCTGCGTGGCGTGGAAAGCCAGGGCATGCTCTGCTCGGCACGTGAACTCAAACTGTCGGAAGACCATAGCGGCCTGATGATCCTGCCGGAAGATACGCCGATCGGCCAGGACATCCGCGAAACGCTCAATCTCGACGACACGATTTTCGAAATCAAGTTGACGCCGAACAAGGCGGATTGTCTGTCGGTGTTCGGCGTGGCGCGCGAAACGTCGGCGATCACCGGTGCATCGTTGCGCCCGCTCGAGATCAAGCCGGCGCAAGTCACGCTCGACGAAACGCTGCCCGTCAAAATCTCGGCGCCGGATCTGTGCGGCCGCTTCTCGGGTCGCGTGATTCGCGGCGTGAATGCGCGCGCGAAGTCGCCGCAATGGATGGTGCAGCGTCTCGAACGTTCGGGTCAACGCAGCATCTCCGCGCTGGTCGATATCTCGAACTACGTGATGCTCGAACTGGGCCGTCCGTCGCACGTGTTCGATCTGGACAAGATCCACGGCGGCATGGACGTGCGTTGGGGTCGCCCCGGCGAAACGCTCAAGCTGTTGAACGGCAACACGGTCGAGCTCGACGAAACCGTCGGCGTGATCGCGGACGAGCAGCACATTGAAAGTCTCGCCGGCATCATGGGCGGCGACAGCACGGCGGTCACGCTCGACACCACGAACATCTACCTGGAAGCCGCGTTCTGGTGGCCGGATAGCATTCGTGGCCGCTCGCGCAAGTACAACTTCTCGACCGATGCGGGCCATCGCTTCGAACGCGGCGTCGACTACGCGACCACGGTCGAGCACATCGAACGCATCACGCAACTGATCCTCGACATCTGCGGCGGCGCGGCCGGTCCGGTCGACGACCAGATCGTCAACGTGCCGAAGCGCGAGCCGGTGAAGATGCGTGTGTCGCGTGCGAACCGCATCATCGGCATCAAGATCGACGCGGATGAAATCGCGCAAATCTTCACGCGTCTCGGCCTCACGTTCGAGCGCAACGACGACACGTTCTCAGTGATGCCGCCGTCGTACCGCTTCGACATTGAAATCGAAGAAGACCTGATCGAAGAAGTCGCGCGTATCTACGGCTTCGAAAAGATCCCCGCGCGTCCGCCGGTTGCGACCAGCGAAATGCTCGCGACCAACGAAACGCAGCGTTCGATCCACGTGATCCGCCACGCACTCGCCGCGCGCGATTACGCGGAAACGGTGAACTTCAGTTTCGTCGACGCTGAGTGGGAACAGGACTTCGCGGGCAACGACAAGCCGGTGCGTTTGCTCAATCCGATAGCAAGCCAGTTGTCGGTCATGCGCACCACGCTGTTCGGCAGCCTGATCCACGTGCTGCGCACGAACCTGAATCGCCGCGCCGCGGATCGCGTGCGCGTGTTCGAAGCCGGCCGCGTGTTCCTGCATGATCCGTCGATCAAGGCCGGCGAACTCACGGTGGAAGGTTTCGCGCAGCCGAAGATGATCGGCGCGCTCGCCTACGGCCCGGCGCTCGACGAGCAGTGGGGCGCGTCCACGCGCACGGTCGACTACTTCGACGTGAAGGGCGATCTCGAAGCCTTGCTGGCGCCGGCAGTGGCACGTTTCGTGAAAGCGGAACATCCGGCGCTGCATCCGGGACGCAGTGCGCGTATCGAAGTGAATGGCCGCGCAGTCGGCTGGATTGGCGAAATGCATCCGCGCTGGATGCAGAAATATGATTTGCCGCATGCGCCGATTCTGTTTGAAATCGAATCGGAAGCATTAATGCAGCGCGTATTGCCCACTCCCGCGGACGTGTCTAAATTCCCGCCGGTGCGTCGTGATATTGCGGTAGTCGTCGATCAGAAAATCGAGGTTCAGGCGCTGCTGGACGAGCTGCAGAAGGCGCAATCCGAACCGGCTTGCAAGAGCGTTCAGAAGGTTGTGCTTTTCGACGAATTCCGTCCAAAATCAAACACTTCCGGCGGTCTAGCCGCTCATGAGAAAAGCCTTGCGTTCCGTGTGACCTTGCAAGATACTGGCGGAACCCTTCAGGATGAGACGGTCGATCTGGCCATTCAAACTCTAGTGGAACGTCTGGCTCGAGTATATGGCGCACGGTTGCGCGGATAA
- the rplT gene encoding 50S ribosomal protein L20, whose translation MPRVKRGVTARARHKKIIKLAKGYRGRRNNVYRIAKQAVMRAGQYAYRDRRNKKRVFRALWITRINAAVRQHDMTYSVFINGLKKASIELDRKVLADMAVFDKAAFAAIVQQVKAAVAA comes from the coding sequence ATGCCTCGAGTAAAACGTGGGGTTACCGCACGGGCCCGTCACAAGAAGATCATCAAGCTGGCCAAGGGTTACCGCGGCCGTCGCAATAACGTCTATCGCATCGCCAAGCAGGCGGTCATGCGCGCAGGCCAATACGCCTACCGCGATCGCCGCAACAAGAAGCGTGTGTTCCGTGCATTGTGGATCACGCGTATCAACGCGGCGGTGCGTCAGCACGACATGACGTACAGCGTGTTCATCAACGGCCTGAAGAAGGCTTCGATCGAACTCGACCGCAAGGTGCTGGCCGACATGGCTGTGTTTGACAAGGCTGCTTTTGCTGCGATCGTTCAGCAGGTGAAAGCCGCCGTTGCAGCCTGA
- a CDS encoding RidA family protein: MAVIRHHVGKRLSEIAVHNGTVYLAGQIAEDADQDITGQTREVLGHIDRLLGEVNSDKSQLLSVQIYISDMVHFAGMNAVWDEWVAQGDTPPRATVEAKLANPKCLVEIVVVAAQRD; encoded by the coding sequence ATGGCAGTCATTCGTCATCACGTCGGCAAGCGCCTCTCCGAAATCGCCGTGCATAACGGCACGGTGTACCTCGCAGGCCAGATCGCCGAAGACGCGGATCAGGACATCACGGGTCAGACGCGCGAAGTGCTCGGCCACATAGACCGTCTGCTGGGTGAGGTGAACAGCGACAAGTCGCAGTTGCTGTCGGTGCAGATCTATATCTCGGACATGGTGCACTTCGCCGGCATGAACGCCGTGTGGGACGAGTGGGTTGCACAAGGCGACACGCCGCCGCGCGCTACCGTCGAAGCCAAGCTCGCGAACCCGAAGTGCCTCGTCGAAATCGTCGTGGTCGCAGCGCAGCGCGACTAA
- the infC gene encoding translation initiation factor IF-3, producing the protein MATDKSAHRINGEITAPEVRLVGVENEPLGIVKLADAFRMSEQQDVDLVEIAPQAVPPVCRLMDYGKFKYSEAKKQHEAKLKQKIVQVKEVKFRPGTDDGDYNVKLRNLIRFLDDGDKTKITLRFRGREMAHQEIGMRVLERLRTDLDEVGQVEQMPKMEGRQMIMVIAPKKKK; encoded by the coding sequence ATCGCTACTGATAAGTCTGCGCACCGCATCAACGGTGAAATTACGGCACCCGAGGTGCGTCTGGTCGGAGTCGAGAACGAACCGCTCGGCATCGTGAAACTCGCTGATGCGTTCCGCATGTCGGAACAGCAAGATGTCGATCTGGTTGAAATCGCCCCGCAAGCGGTTCCGCCAGTTTGCCGCTTGATGGACTACGGCAAGTTCAAGTACTCGGAAGCGAAGAAGCAGCACGAGGCCAAGCTCAAGCAGAAGATTGTCCAGGTCAAGGAAGTCAAATTCCGCCCTGGCACTGATGACGGCGATTACAACGTCAAGCTGCGCAACCTCATTCGCTTCCTCGACGACGGCGACAAGACGAAAATCACGTTGCGTTTCCGTGGCCGCGAAATGGCTCACCAGGAAATCGGTATGCGCGTGCTTGAGCGCCTGCGCACAGACCTCGACGAAGTCGGTCAGGTCGAGCAGATGCCTAAAATGGAAGGACGCCAGATGATCATGGTGATCGCTCCGAAGAAAAAGAAGTAA
- the thrS gene encoding threonine--tRNA ligase, with amino-acid sequence MVSIRLPDGSVRQYEHPVTVAEVAASIGPGLAKAALGGKIDGELVDTSALIDHDVALAIVTEKDADGLDIIRHSTAHLLAYAVKDLFPEAQVTIGPVIDNGFYYDFAYSRPFTPEDLEKIEKRMQELAKKDEPVSRRVVSREEAVDYFKSIGEKYKAEIIESIPSSDDIKLYSHGGFTDLCRGPHVPSTGKLKVFKLMKVAGAYWRGDSKNEQLQRIYGTAWTKKEDQEAYLHMLEEAEKRDHRKLGKQLDLFHMQDESPGMVFWHPRGWTLWQQVEQYMRRRVNDAGYLEIKTPMIMDRSLWEASGHWQNYRENMFTTESEKRDYAIKPMNCPGHVQVFNHGLRSYRDLPLRYAEFGSCHRNESSGALHGLMRVRGFVQDDAHIFCTEDQFISESIAFNTLAMSVYKDFGFDKVEIKLSLRPDARAGTDETWDRAEQGLREALTACGVTWEELPGEGAFYGPKVEYHIKDALGRSWQCGTLQLDMVLPERLGAEYVAEDNGRRRPIMLHRAIVGSMERFLGILIEHHAGAMPSWLAPMQVVVMNIAENQTEYARSLAQSLQKQGVRVEADLRNEKISYKIREHTLEKVPYLLVVGDKEREAQTVAVRARGGVDLGVMPLDTFIERLRHDVQSFN; translated from the coding sequence ATGGTTTCGATACGTCTGCCTGACGGTTCTGTTCGACAGTACGAGCATCCGGTGACCGTCGCCGAAGTGGCCGCCTCGATCGGCCCCGGCCTCGCGAAGGCCGCGCTCGGCGGGAAGATCGACGGTGAACTGGTCGATACGTCCGCGCTGATCGATCACGACGTGGCGCTCGCCATCGTCACCGAAAAAGACGCCGACGGTCTCGACATCATTCGTCACTCCACGGCGCACTTGCTCGCGTATGCGGTGAAGGATCTGTTTCCGGAAGCGCAGGTCACGATCGGCCCGGTGATCGACAACGGCTTCTACTACGACTTCGCATACAGCCGTCCCTTCACGCCGGAAGATCTGGAAAAGATCGAAAAGCGCATGCAGGAGCTCGCCAAGAAAGACGAGCCGGTTTCGCGCCGTGTAGTGTCGCGCGAAGAAGCGGTCGACTACTTTAAGAGCATCGGCGAAAAGTACAAGGCCGAAATCATCGAATCGATTCCGTCCAGCGACGATATCAAGCTGTACTCGCATGGCGGCTTCACCGATCTGTGCCGCGGCCCGCACGTGCCGTCCACCGGCAAGCTCAAAGTCTTCAAGCTGATGAAGGTGGCGGGCGCCTACTGGCGTGGCGATTCGAAGAACGAGCAATTGCAGCGCATCTACGGTACGGCCTGGACCAAAAAAGAAGACCAAGAGGCGTATCTGCACATGCTCGAAGAGGCCGAGAAGCGCGACCACCGCAAGCTCGGCAAGCAACTCGATCTGTTCCATATGCAGGACGAGTCGCCGGGCATGGTGTTCTGGCATCCGCGCGGCTGGACGCTGTGGCAGCAGGTCGAGCAGTACATGCGCCGTCGCGTGAACGACGCGGGTTACCTCGAAATCAAGACGCCGATGATCATGGACCGTTCGCTGTGGGAAGCGTCGGGCCACTGGCAGAACTATCGTGAAAACATGTTCACGACGGAATCGGAAAAGCGTGACTACGCGATCAAGCCGATGAACTGCCCGGGTCACGTGCAGGTGTTCAATCACGGCTTGCGTTCCTACCGTGATCTGCCGCTGCGTTACGCGGAGTTTGGTTCGTGCCACCGCAATGAATCGTCGGGCGCATTGCATGGCCTGATGCGAGTGCGTGGTTTCGTGCAGGACGACGCGCACATTTTCTGTACCGAAGACCAGTTCATCAGCGAATCGATCGCATTCAACACGCTAGCCATGAGCGTGTACAAGGACTTCGGCTTCGACAAGGTCGAGATCAAGTTGTCGCTGCGTCCGGACGCGCGCGCCGGCACGGACGAAACATGGGATCGCGCGGAGCAGGGTCTGCGCGAAGCGCTGACCGCGTGCGGCGTGACGTGGGAAGAGTTGCCGGGCGAGGGCGCGTTCTACGGTCCGAAGGTCGAATACCACATCAAGGATGCCCTCGGCCGCTCGTGGCAATGCGGTACGCTGCAGCTCGATATGGTGCTGCCGGAGCGTCTGGGCGCCGAATACGTCGCGGAAGACAATGGCCGTCGCCGGCCGATCATGCTGCACCGGGCAATCGTCGGATCAATGGAGCGGTTCCTTGGCATTCTGATCGAGCACCACGCTGGTGCAATGCCGTCCTGGCTCGCACCGATGCAGGTCGTGGTGATGAATATCGCGGAAAATCAGACCGAATATGCACGCTCGCTAGCCCAATCGTTGCAAAAACAAGGGGTTAGAGTAGAGGCCGATTTGCGCAACGAGAAGATTAGCTATAAAATACGCGAGCACACGCTGGAAAAGGTGCCGTACCTGCTTGTGGTCGGCGACAAAGAGCGTGAAGCCCAAACGGTAGCCGTGCGTGCCCGTGGTGGTGTCGATCTGGGCGTTATGCCTCTCGATACCTTCATTGAGCGTCTGCGCCATGACGTGCAGTCGTTCAACTGA
- the pheS gene encoding phenylalanine--tRNA ligase subunit alpha — translation MDLDQIVADAQKAFAEASDVTTLENEKARFLGKSGALTELLKGLGKLDPETRKTEGARINLVKQQVEAALTARRQALADALLNQRLAAEAIDVTLPGRGTGAGSLHPVMRTWERVEQIFRSIGFDVADGPEIETDWYNFTSLNSPENHPARSMQDTFYVDGKDADGRQLLLRTHTSPMQVRYARTNTPPIKVIVPGRTYRVDSDATHSPMFNQVEGLWIDENISFADLKGVYTDFLKKFFERDDILVRFRPSYFPFTEPSAEIDMLFETGKNAGKWLEISGSGQVHPTVIRNMGLDPERYIGFAFGSGLERLTMLRYGVQDLRLFFENDLRFLRQFA, via the coding sequence ATGGATCTGGACCAGATTGTCGCCGACGCGCAAAAAGCCTTCGCAGAAGCCTCCGACGTCACCACCCTCGAGAACGAGAAAGCGCGCTTTCTTGGCAAATCGGGTGCGCTGACCGAGCTATTGAAGGGCCTTGGCAAACTCGATCCCGAAACGCGCAAGACCGAAGGCGCACGGATCAACCTCGTCAAGCAACAAGTGGAAGCCGCGTTGACGGCGCGCCGTCAGGCATTGGCCGACGCGTTGCTGAATCAGCGCCTCGCCGCTGAAGCCATTGACGTCACGTTGCCCGGTCGTGGCACCGGCGCAGGCAGCCTGCACCCGGTGATGCGCACGTGGGAGCGCGTCGAACAGATTTTCCGGTCGATCGGATTCGACGTGGCCGACGGCCCCGAAATCGAAACCGACTGGTACAACTTCACCTCGCTGAACAGCCCGGAAAACCATCCGGCGCGTTCAATGCAGGACACGTTCTACGTCGACGGCAAAGATGCCGACGGCCGTCAACTGCTGCTGCGCACCCATACCAGCCCGATGCAGGTGCGCTACGCGCGTACCAACACGCCGCCGATCAAAGTGATCGTGCCGGGCCGCACGTATCGCGTGGACAGCGACGCGACGCATTCGCCGATGTTCAACCAGGTCGAAGGCCTGTGGATCGACGAGAACATCAGCTTCGCGGACCTGAAGGGCGTCTATACCGACTTCCTGAAGAAATTTTTCGAACGCGACGACATTCTCGTGCGCTTCCGTCCGTCGTATTTTCCGTTCACCGAACCGTCGGCTGAAATCGACATGCTGTTCGAAACGGGCAAGAACGCCGGCAAGTGGCTCGAAATTTCGGGCTCCGGCCAGGTGCATCCCACGGTGATTCGCAACATGGGTCTCGACCCGGAGCGCTATATCGGCTTCGCGTTCGGCAGTGGCCTCGAACGGCTCACCATGTTGCGCTACGGCGTGCAAGACCTGCGTCTGTTCTTCGAAAACGACCTGCGTTTCCTGCGTCAATTCGCCTGA
- a CDS encoding RelA/SpoT family protein translates to MNTETVTSTPHPLPSFDEAMAFVREHAGEVRLSSGELLADHAAGTASIMRTLNVDPPAVLAAALFALTPHLQDPERVIADNFGEEVAQLVGDVRKLLRLGTVSLRAAQNAMPEAGRDAQAARRAQVEALRKMLLAFAQDIRVVLIRLASRLQSMRYYAAAKITPSPDVARETLDIYAPLANRLGIWQLKWELEDLAFRFEEPVTYKRIAKLLDEKRVEREGYVAQAIERLQQELAAADIRAEVSGRPKHIYSIWRKMRGKELDFAELYDVRAFRVIVPDIKDCYTVLGIVHNLWQPVPREFDDYISRPKPNGYKSLHTVVIGDDGRAFEVQIRTHEMHQFAEYGVAAHWRYKEAGTRGYGGQFSANEKYDEKIAWLRQLLAWKDEVSEGEHGEKRAAQPWEQLRQATLDDDHIYVLTPQARVIPLPHGATPVDFAYHLHSELGHRCRGARVDGAMVPLNTPLQNGQTIEIVAVKEGGPSRDWLNPQLGYLQSPRARQKVRAWFNAVEVQEHIASGRAMVEKTLQREGKTSVNLDQLAAKLGFKTTDDLFSVVGKEEFSLRLVEQALHDAPPPEPMVEAPAQFEKRSSGASVARGASTGVLVVGVDALLTQLARCCRPAPPDDISGFVTRGKGMSIHRSDCPTFLRMADRAPERVLQTAWSADVMSGRGQSVYPVDLSIEATDRQGLLRDISEVFAREKVNVIGVKTQSRRNTAFMQFTVEVSNSAQIQRACTVLGEVTGVVRASRKS, encoded by the coding sequence ATGAATACCGAAACCGTTACGAGCACGCCGCACCCCCTCCCGTCCTTCGACGAAGCGATGGCGTTCGTGCGCGAACATGCGGGCGAGGTGCGGTTGTCGTCGGGCGAGTTGCTGGCGGATCACGCGGCGGGCACGGCGTCGATCATGCGCACGCTCAATGTCGATCCGCCGGCGGTGCTGGCGGCGGCGCTGTTTGCGTTGACGCCGCATCTGCAGGATCCGGAGCGTGTGATCGCCGACAACTTCGGCGAGGAGGTCGCGCAACTGGTCGGCGACGTGCGCAAGCTGCTGCGTCTCGGCACGGTCAGCTTGCGTGCCGCGCAGAACGCGATGCCCGAAGCCGGGCGGGACGCGCAGGCCGCGCGCCGCGCGCAGGTCGAAGCGTTGCGCAAGATGCTGCTCGCGTTCGCGCAAGATATTCGCGTGGTGCTGATCCGGCTCGCGTCGCGTCTGCAATCTATGCGCTATTACGCTGCGGCGAAGATCACGCCGTCGCCTGACGTGGCGCGCGAAACGCTCGACATTTACGCGCCGCTCGCCAATCGGCTCGGCATCTGGCAACTGAAGTGGGAGCTCGAAGATCTCGCGTTCCGCTTCGAGGAGCCGGTCACGTACAAGCGCATTGCCAAGCTGCTCGACGAGAAGCGCGTTGAGCGCGAGGGCTATGTCGCGCAGGCTATTGAGCGCCTGCAGCAGGAACTGGCCGCGGCGGATATCCGCGCCGAAGTCAGCGGTCGGCCAAAACACATTTACAGTATCTGGCGCAAGATGCGCGGCAAGGAATTGGACTTTGCCGAGCTGTACGACGTGCGCGCGTTTCGCGTGATCGTGCCGGACATCAAAGATTGCTACACCGTGCTCGGCATCGTGCACAACCTGTGGCAACCGGTGCCGCGAGAGTTCGACGACTACATCTCGCGGCCCAAGCCGAACGGTTATAAATCGCTGCACACGGTCGTGATCGGCGACGACGGCCGCGCGTTCGAAGTGCAGATTCGCACGCACGAAATGCATCAGTTCGCCGAATACGGCGTGGCGGCGCACTGGCGCTACAAGGAAGCGGGCACGCGAGGTTACGGCGGCCAGTTCAGCGCCAATGAGAAGTACGATGAGAAGATCGCGTGGTTGCGGCAATTGCTCGCGTGGAAAGACGAGGTTTCGGAAGGCGAGCATGGCGAGAAGCGCGCGGCGCAGCCGTGGGAACAACTACGCCAGGCCACGCTCGACGACGACCACATCTACGTGCTGACGCCGCAGGCGCGCGTGATTCCGCTGCCGCATGGTGCGACGCCCGTCGACTTCGCGTATCACCTGCATAGCGAGCTGGGGCATCGTTGCCGTGGCGCGCGCGTCGACGGCGCGATGGTGCCGCTCAATACGCCGCTGCAGAACGGCCAGACGATCGAGATCGTCGCGGTGAAGGAGGGCGGTCCGTCGCGCGACTGGCTGAACCCGCAGCTCGGCTATCTGCAAAGCCCGCGCGCGCGGCAGAAAGTGCGCGCGTGGTTCAACGCGGTCGAAGTGCAGGAGCACATCGCCAGCGGACGTGCCATGGTCGAAAAGACCTTGCAGCGCGAAGGCAAGACTTCGGTCAACCTCGATCAACTTGCGGCCAAGCTGGGCTTCAAGACGACCGACGATCTGTTCTCGGTGGTGGGCAAGGAAGAGTTCAGTCTGCGGCTCGTCGAGCAGGCGTTGCACGACGCACCGCCGCCCGAGCCCATGGTCGAGGCGCCTGCGCAATTCGAAAAGCGCAGCAGCGGTGCGAGCGTCGCGCGCGGCGCGTCCACCGGTGTGCTGGTAGTCGGCGTCGACGCGTTGCTGACGCAGCTCGCGCGTTGCTGCCGGCCCGCACCGCCGGACGATATCAGCGGCTTCGTCACGCGCGGCAAAGGCATGTCGATTCACCGCAGCGATTGCCCGACGTTCCTGCGCATGGCGGATCGCGCGCCGGAACGCGTGTTGCAAACCGCATGGTCGGCAGACGTGATGAGTGGTCGCGGCCAGTCGGTCTATCCGGTTGACCTCAGCATCGAGGCGACGGACCGGCAGGGTTTGCTGCGCGACATCTCCGAAGTTTTCGCGCGCGAGAAAGTGAATGTGATCGGTGTGAAGACGCAATCGCGCCGCAATACCGCGTTCATGCAATTTACTGTCGAGGTGTCGAACTCCGCGCAGATCCAGCGCGCGTGCACGGTGCTCGGCGAAGTGACGGGCGTGGTGCGCGCGTCGCGCAAGAGTTGA
- a CDS encoding MerR family transcriptional regulator, with protein sequence MTATIEKVVLPPIPAKRYFTIGEVSELCGVKPHVLRYWEQEFTQLRPVKRRGNRRYYQHHEVLLIRRIRELLYEQGFTINGARNRLDSHGGGAHGAPAEDLDEGASVAAAQAPAAPAAAVDVEQLRKELLHVIDLLGR encoded by the coding sequence ATGACAGCGACGATCGAAAAAGTCGTCTTGCCTCCGATTCCGGCGAAGCGCTACTTCACGATTGGTGAGGTCAGCGAACTATGCGGCGTGAAGCCCCATGTGTTGCGTTACTGGGAGCAGGAGTTCACGCAGTTGCGGCCGGTCAAGCGACGCGGTAATCGTCGGTACTATCAGCATCACGAGGTGCTGTTGATCAGACGGATTCGTGAGTTGCTCTATGAGCAGGGCTTCACGATCAACGGTGCGCGCAATCGTCTCGATTCACATGGCGGTGGGGCGCACGGTGCGCCGGCTGAGGACCTTGACGAAGGTGCGAGCGTCGCGGCCGCGCAAGCGCCGGCGGCGCCTGCCGCTGCAGTGGATGTCGAGCAGTTGCGCAAGGAGTTACTGCACGTGATCGATCTGCTGGGCCGCTAG
- a CDS encoding integration host factor subunit alpha, which translates to MNEMNSSDFEALLTAQRSAMIRDIPTSPAVVSAETPTLTKAELAELLFDNVGLNKREAKDMVEAFFEVIRDALESGDSVKLSGFGNFQLRDKPQRPGRNPKTGEAIPIAARRVVTFHASQKLKALVENGAEASFAR; encoded by the coding sequence ATGAATGAAATGAACTCGAGTGATTTCGAAGCCCTTCTTACGGCGCAACGCAGCGCCATGATTCGCGATATTCCGACATCACCCGCCGTCGTTTCTGCTGAAACGCCGACGCTCACCAAAGCTGAACTTGCCGAGTTGCTGTTCGACAATGTCGGGCTCAACAAGCGGGAAGCGAAAGACATGGTCGAAGCGTTCTTCGAGGTGATCCGCGACGCGCTGGAGAGTGGCGACAGCGTGAAGTTGTCGGGCTTCGGCAACTTCCAGTTGCGCGACAAACCCCAGCGTCCCGGCAGAAATCCGAAGACCGGCGAGGCGATTCCGATCGCCGCGCGCCGGGTTGTGACGTTCCATGCGAGTCAAAAGCTGAAGGCACTGGTTGAGAACGGCGCTGAAGCGAGCTTCGCGCGCTGA